One segment of Acidovorax sp. DW039 DNA contains the following:
- a CDS encoding phosphoadenosine phosphosulfate reductase family protein has product MSHIDLASINAELGRNAQGLVAWALGLNQPAIVTTNFRPFEAVILHLVTQVKRDVPVVWMDNGYNTEATYRFADEVTKQLGLNLQIYLPRRSRAHREAVEGATPALDNPRHAAFTEEVKLEPFARALRETAPKVWFTALRATDTAVRAQMDPVSINPDGLIKVAPLLHWSSKDLHEYCVKHGLPNNFDYVDPTKGEDNRECGLHLAH; this is encoded by the coding sequence ATGAGCCACATTGATCTTGCTTCCATCAACGCCGAACTCGGCCGCAACGCCCAAGGCCTGGTGGCCTGGGCATTGGGGCTGAACCAGCCAGCCATCGTCACCACCAATTTCCGCCCGTTCGAAGCCGTGATCCTGCACCTGGTTACCCAGGTAAAGCGCGATGTGCCCGTGGTGTGGATGGACAACGGCTACAACACCGAGGCCACCTACCGCTTTGCCGACGAGGTGACCAAGCAACTGGGCCTGAACCTGCAGATCTACCTGCCCCGCCGCTCCCGCGCCCATCGCGAGGCGGTGGAAGGCGCGACGCCTGCGCTGGATAACCCGCGCCACGCCGCGTTCACCGAAGAAGTGAAGCTCGAACCCTTTGCCCGCGCCCTGCGCGAGACGGCTCCCAAGGTCTGGTTCACGGCCCTGCGCGCTACAGACACTGCTGTGCGCGCCCAGATGGACCCCGTCAGCATCAACCCCGATGGCCTCATCAAGGTGGCCCCGCTGCTGCACTGGTCGTCCAAAGACCTGCACGAGTACTGCGTGAAACACGGCCTGCCCAACAACTTTGACTATGTGGACCCCACCAAGGGCGAGGACAACCGCGAGTGCGGCTTGCACCTTGCGCACTGA
- a CDS encoding sulfite exporter TauE/SafE family protein, with translation MQEMAFVFAGFAVGLIVGLTGVGGGSLMTPILIFFFGIKPHMAVGTDLLFAAFTKMGGTVSMARQRLVPWKVVGQLCAGSIPAALLSLWALHVLGPASGIVHSIMTTTLGFALLLTSAATLYKAIVFSAQRQAAEANARKNHTGDPTRPRHWSLPILLGAVIGTLVTFTSVGAGAIGVTVLLLVYPMLPLPRIIGADIAYAVPLTLVAGLGHASLGTVDWPLLAQLLAGSLPGIWLGSRLVSRTPERFIRSVLSLLLAWAGFKLILI, from the coding sequence ATGCAAGAAATGGCGTTTGTCTTTGCGGGGTTTGCAGTGGGGCTGATTGTTGGCCTCACCGGCGTGGGCGGTGGCTCGCTGATGACGCCTATCCTGATCTTCTTCTTCGGTATCAAGCCCCATATGGCTGTGGGTACCGACCTGCTGTTTGCAGCCTTCACCAAAATGGGGGGCACCGTCAGCATGGCCCGCCAGCGGCTGGTGCCCTGGAAGGTGGTGGGGCAACTGTGCGCAGGCAGCATTCCTGCCGCGCTGCTGTCTTTGTGGGCCTTGCATGTGCTGGGGCCTGCCAGCGGCATCGTTCACAGCATCATGACGACCACGCTGGGGTTTGCCTTGCTGCTCACCTCTGCCGCCACGCTCTACAAGGCGATTGTTTTCTCGGCCCAGCGCCAGGCGGCCGAAGCCAATGCACGCAAGAACCACACGGGCGATCCGACCCGGCCACGCCATTGGAGCCTGCCCATCCTGCTGGGTGCTGTGATTGGCACGCTGGTCACATTCACCTCCGTCGGCGCTGGGGCGATTGGCGTCACAGTCCTGCTGCTGGTCTACCCCATGCTCCCGCTGCCCCGCATCATTGGCGCAGACATCGCCTACGCCGTGCCGCTCACCCTGGTGGCCGGGCTGGGGCATGCCTCTCTCGGCACGGTGGATTGGCCTTTGCTTGCACAATTGCTGGCTGGCTCGCTGCCCGGCATCTGGCTGGGCTCCCGGCTGGTGTCGCGCACACCTGAGCGTTTCATCCGCTCCGTCCTGTCTCTGCTGCTCGCCTGGGCGGGCTTCAAACTGATTTTGATCTGA
- the mnmD gene encoding tRNA (5-methylaminomethyl-2-thiouridine)(34)-methyltransferase MnmD codes for MSEPIDWLPDGTPYSPRFGDRYHSENGGLAQAQNTFLHGCGLPEAWAGQSQWRVLETGFGFGLNFLVTWAAWRADPARPRMLHFISVEAWPVAAADLLRATAHHTELAPLAQQLHDQWWGLLPGVHRLSFEEGRVLLTLYVGDAQEMLRQQAPTADSVYLDGFSPKVNPDIWSVHTLKAVARCCHRGTRLATWSVAHSVRDALTQCGFVVNKVPGVPPKRHNLQARYDPHWEPRPRSAALEQSAAVPVGNTGKHCIVLGAGLAGAATAASLARRGWRVQVLDQGAEPAAGASGLPAGVFAPHVSPDDSVLSRLSRSGVRTTLLQARQRLQQGLDWAPEGVLEHRVDGTPGLPKNWAQSPGADWSVPAPAERLAQAGLPADAAACWHLQGGWIRPGQLVRALLREPGIEWLGQRRAASLRKAAPEGGAQPCWQVLDAQDQVLAEAPLVVVAAGFASHALLEQRYDLRAVRGQVSLGLNDHLHPAPAPFPVNGHGNLVPAFAWAAPTLGATDAPQRGWVMGSTFERGMTALPPAYREQTAAHHTHWDKLQTLLPTAAKQLAPLFEARLQKKTKAAEACADMAEPEPGEALCESAEDIRQAGGLGTWGAVRCTTTDRLPLVGPVNAKVLPGLWVCTAMGARGLTLALLCGELAAARLNDEPLPLDTKLARALDSERM; via the coding sequence ATGTCCGAGCCCATTGACTGGTTGCCCGACGGCACCCCTTACAGCCCGCGCTTTGGCGACCGCTACCACAGCGAAAACGGTGGCCTGGCGCAGGCGCAGAACACGTTTTTGCACGGCTGCGGCCTGCCTGAGGCGTGGGCGGGGCAGAGTCAGTGGCGGGTGCTGGAGACAGGATTTGGCTTTGGGCTGAACTTTCTGGTCACTTGGGCGGCTTGGCGGGCTGATCCTGCGCGGCCACGCATGCTGCATTTCATCTCGGTCGAAGCCTGGCCTGTGGCTGCGGCAGACCTGTTGCGCGCCACCGCGCACCACACCGAGCTGGCCCCGCTGGCGCAGCAACTGCATGACCAATGGTGGGGCCTGCTGCCCGGTGTGCACCGCCTGAGCTTTGAAGAAGGCCGCGTGCTGCTCACGCTGTATGTGGGCGATGCGCAGGAGATGCTGCGCCAGCAGGCTCCCACGGCCGATTCGGTGTACCTGGACGGTTTCAGCCCCAAGGTCAATCCAGACATCTGGAGCGTGCACACCCTCAAAGCCGTGGCCCGCTGCTGCCACCGCGGCACACGGCTTGCCACCTGGTCGGTAGCGCACAGCGTGCGCGATGCCCTCACGCAGTGCGGCTTTGTGGTGAACAAGGTGCCCGGTGTGCCCCCCAAGCGGCACAACCTGCAGGCCCGCTACGACCCGCACTGGGAGCCACGCCCGCGCAGCGCAGCGTTAGAGCAATCCGCCGCTGTACCCGTGGGCAACACCGGCAAGCACTGCATCGTGCTGGGCGCAGGGCTGGCGGGCGCCGCCACCGCCGCCAGCCTGGCACGGCGCGGCTGGCGGGTGCAGGTGCTGGACCAGGGGGCAGAGCCCGCCGCTGGCGCATCGGGCCTGCCCGCGGGTGTTTTTGCGCCCCATGTTTCGCCGGACGACAGCGTGCTCTCGCGCCTGTCGCGCAGCGGCGTGCGCACAACCCTGCTGCAGGCCAGGCAGCGGTTGCAGCAAGGGCTGGACTGGGCCCCCGAAGGGGTGCTGGAGCACCGGGTAGACGGCACCCCAGGCCTGCCCAAGAACTGGGCCCAAAGCCCCGGTGCCGACTGGAGCGTGCCCGCACCTGCCGAACGGCTGGCACAAGCGGGCTTGCCCGCCGATGCTGCCGCCTGCTGGCACCTGCAGGGTGGGTGGATTCGGCCCGGCCAGCTGGTGCGCGCCCTGCTGCGGGAGCCGGGCATTGAATGGCTGGGCCAGCGCCGCGCCGCATCCCTGCGCAAGGCGGCCCCCGAAGGGGGGGCACAACCCTGCTGGCAAGTGCTGGACGCGCAAGACCAGGTGCTGGCAGAAGCGCCTTTGGTGGTGGTGGCCGCTGGCTTTGCCAGCCATGCCTTGCTGGAGCAGCGCTACGACCTGCGGGCGGTGCGCGGGCAGGTATCGCTGGGGCTGAACGACCACCTGCACCCAGCCCCGGCTCCCTTCCCGGTGAACGGCCATGGCAACCTGGTGCCTGCGTTTGCCTGGGCTGCACCTACCTTGGGGGCAACCGACGCGCCCCAGCGCGGCTGGGTGATGGGATCGACCTTTGAGCGCGGCATGACCGCCCTGCCCCCCGCTTACCGCGAGCAGACCGCCGCGCACCATACCCACTGGGACAAGCTGCAAACCCTGCTGCCCACAGCCGCAAAACAGCTGGCCCCGCTGTTTGAAGCCCGGCTGCAGAAAAAAACCAAAGCCGCAGAAGCCTGTGCCGACATGGCAGAGCCTGAGCCGGGCGAGGCGCTGTGCGAATCTGCCGAGGACATTCGCCAGGCTGGTGGGCTGGGCACCTGGGGGGCCGTGCGCTGCACCACCACCGACCGGCTGCCCCTGGTGGGCCCGGTGAACGCCAAGGTGCTGCCCGGCCTGTGGGTGTGTACCGCCATGGGAGCCCGGGGCCTCACCCTGGCACTGCTGTGTGGCGAACTGGCCGCTGCACGCCTGAACGATGAGCCCTTGCCGCTGGACACCAAACTGGCCCGTGCCCTGGACAGTGAGCGCATGTAA
- the fdxA gene encoding ferredoxin FdxA translates to MTHVVSENCIKCKYTDCVDVCPVDCFREGPNMLVIDPDECIDCAVCIPECPANAIFAEEDVPSDQVAFIKLNAELAFADGWKSITKRKPALPDADEWNGKPGKIADLIK, encoded by the coding sequence ATGACCCACGTCGTTTCCGAAAACTGCATCAAGTGCAAGTACACCGATTGTGTGGACGTGTGCCCCGTGGACTGCTTCCGCGAAGGCCCGAACATGCTCGTCATCGACCCCGACGAGTGCATTGACTGCGCCGTGTGCATCCCCGAGTGCCCCGCCAACGCCATCTTTGCCGAAGAAGACGTGCCCTCCGATCAGGTCGCCTTCATCAAGCTCAACGCCGAACTGGCCTTTGCCGACGGCTGGAAGAGCATCACCAAGCGCAAGCCTGCCCTGCCCGACGCCGACGAGTGGAACGGCAAGCCCGGCAAGATCGCTGACCTGATCAAGTGA
- a CDS encoding nitrite/sulfite reductase: MYQYTEFDQQFVQQRARQFRDQLSRWQSGKLSEDAFRPLRLQNGWYVQRYAPMLRVAVPYGEIASRQIRVLAQIAREYDEPEAAVFKAAMEGQGKLGTTFLPKNCAHFTTRTNVQFNWIPLSKSADVMDLLASVGMHGIQTSGNCIRNTTTDALAGIAVDEIVDPRPYAEILRQWTTLHPEFAFLPRKFKIAISGAKDDRAATGWHDVGLHLVKNAQGEIGFKVFVGGGMGRTPVVGTVIREFLPWNQIMNYIEAIVRVYNEHGRRDNKYKARIKILVKSEGQKYIDDVEEEYRQILEVDGGPHTIPQAEFDRVAACFVDPQLADIPDVDPAALEASLKAQAAEHVAFGRWLQRNVHPHRNPQLRAVTLSFKRPGQSPGDATSDQLIALADLVDKYSAGEARVTHDQNVLLPWVHGSQLFALWQEAKSLGLASANVQLLTDMIACPGGDFCALANARSLPIAEAITQRYQDLDELDDLGPIDLHISGCINSCGHHHSGHIGILGVDKDGKEWYQVTLGGADGSDLSGPAVAGKVIGPSFSAAEVPDVIEAVLGTYRDLRESGESFQAAVRRVGLDPFKEAAKQARHKDETLAAA, from the coding sequence ATGTACCAATACACAGAATTCGACCAACAATTTGTGCAACAGCGGGCGCGGCAGTTCCGCGACCAGCTGAGCCGCTGGCAAAGCGGCAAGCTGTCTGAAGACGCTTTCCGCCCCCTGCGCCTGCAAAACGGCTGGTACGTGCAGCGCTACGCTCCCATGCTGCGCGTGGCTGTGCCTTATGGCGAGATCGCCAGCCGCCAAATCCGCGTGCTGGCCCAGATTGCCCGCGAGTACGACGAGCCCGAAGCCGCTGTCTTCAAAGCCGCCATGGAAGGCCAGGGCAAGCTTGGCACCACCTTCCTGCCCAAGAACTGTGCCCACTTCACCACCCGCACCAATGTGCAGTTCAACTGGATTCCGCTGTCCAAAAGCGCGGACGTGATGGACCTGCTGGCCAGCGTGGGCATGCACGGCATCCAGACCAGCGGCAACTGCATTCGCAACACCACCACCGATGCGCTGGCAGGCATTGCCGTGGACGAGATCGTGGACCCCCGCCCCTATGCAGAAATCCTGCGCCAGTGGACCACGCTGCACCCCGAGTTCGCCTTCCTGCCCCGCAAGTTCAAGATCGCCATCAGCGGTGCCAAGGACGACCGCGCTGCCACCGGCTGGCACGACGTGGGCCTGCATCTGGTCAAGAACGCCCAGGGCGAGATCGGCTTCAAGGTGTTTGTGGGCGGCGGCATGGGCCGCACCCCGGTGGTGGGCACGGTGATCCGCGAGTTCCTGCCCTGGAACCAGATCATGAACTACATCGAGGCCATCGTGCGCGTGTACAACGAGCACGGCCGCCGCGACAACAAGTACAAGGCCCGCATCAAGATTCTGGTCAAGTCCGAAGGCCAGAAATACATCGACGATGTGGAAGAGGAATACCGCCAGATTCTGGAAGTGGACGGTGGCCCGCACACCATTCCGCAAGCCGAGTTTGACCGCGTGGCTGCCTGCTTTGTAGACCCCCAGCTTGCCGATATTCCGGATGTGGACCCTGCAGCGCTGGAAGCATCGCTCAAGGCCCAGGCGGCGGAGCATGTGGCGTTTGGCCGCTGGCTGCAGCGCAATGTGCACCCCCACCGCAACCCGCAACTGCGCGCCGTAACCCTGTCGTTCAAGCGCCCCGGCCAATCGCCCGGTGACGCCACCAGCGACCAGCTCATCGCCCTGGCAGACCTGGTGGACAAATATTCCGCCGGTGAAGCCCGCGTGACCCATGACCAGAACGTGCTGCTGCCCTGGGTGCATGGCAGCCAGCTGTTTGCCCTGTGGCAGGAAGCCAAGTCCCTGGGCCTGGCCAGCGCCAACGTGCAGCTGCTTACCGACATGATCGCCTGCCCCGGCGGCGACTTCTGCGCGCTGGCCAATGCCCGCTCGCTGCCCATCGCTGAAGCTATCACCCAGCGTTATCAAGACCTGGACGAGCTGGACGACCTGGGCCCGATTGACCTGCACATCAGCGGTTGCATCAACAGCTGCGGCCACCACCACAGCGGCCACATCGGCATTCTGGGCGTTGATAAGGACGGCAAGGAGTGGTACCAGGTCACGCTGGGTGGCGCAGATGGCTCCGACCTGTCTGGCCCCGCAGTGGCAGGCAAGGTGATTGGCCCCTCGTTCTCAGCGGCCGAAGTGCCCGACGTGATCGAAGCGGTGCTCGGCACCTACCGTGACCTGCGCGAAAGCGGTGAGTCCTTCCAGGCCGCTGTACGCCGTGTGGGCCTGGACCCCTTCAAGGAAGCCGCCAAGCAGGCCCGCCACAAAGACGAAACCCTGGCCGCCGCCTGA
- a CDS encoding DUF934 domain-containing protein, whose amino-acid sequence MTLIAAHEHQPPAEGDARVVALANDADALALPLDGVERVDLHFPNFTDGRAFSQAFLLRRRRGFAGDIRATGDVLIDQLVQMQRTGFSSAVLAEGVDAADAQRQFELFPGFYQGDAINPLPQFAGSAAA is encoded by the coding sequence CTGACACTGATCGCAGCCCACGAACACCAGCCCCCCGCAGAGGGCGACGCCCGCGTGGTGGCGCTGGCCAACGACGCAGACGCGCTGGCCCTGCCGCTTGATGGCGTGGAACGTGTGGACCTGCACTTTCCCAACTTCACCGATGGCCGCGCTTTCAGCCAGGCCTTTTTGCTGCGCCGCCGCCGTGGCTTTGCGGGTGACATCCGCGCCACCGGCGATGTGCTGATTGACCAGCTGGTGCAAATGCAGCGCACGGGCTTCAGCAGCGCGGTGCTCGCCGAGGGCGTGGACGCTGCCGATGCGCAGCGCCAGTTTGAGCTGTTCCCTGGCTTCTACCAGGGCGATGCCATCAACCCCCTGCCCCAGTTTGCAGGCTCTGCTGCAGCCTGA
- the cysD gene encoding sulfate adenylyltransferase subunit CysD, translating to MNARTDSATLQNPPMSYHLNNSHLDALEEETIFILREVAAAFERPALLFSGGKDSLVMLKCAEKAFGTKASGGGIPYPLLMIDTGHNFPEVTDFRDFRAKELGAELIVRSVEDSMARGTVRLAHPGESRNVHQSVTLLEAIEEFRFDALIGGARRDEEKARAKERIFSHRDSFGQWQPKAQRPELWTLFNTRLQPGEHFRVFPISNWTELDVWQYIDREQIGLPSIYYTHKRQVVDRKGLLMPVTELTPPREGEVVETRDVRFRTVGDITCTAPVESTAATPAEIVIETLAADVSERGATRMDDKTSDASMEKRKKDGYF from the coding sequence ATGAACGCACGCACCGACTCCGCGACGCTGCAGAACCCGCCTATGAGCTACCACCTCAACAACTCGCACCTCGACGCCCTGGAAGAAGAAACCATCTTCATCCTGCGCGAGGTGGCCGCCGCCTTTGAACGCCCTGCGCTGCTGTTTTCGGGCGGCAAGGATTCGCTGGTCATGCTCAAGTGTGCGGAAAAAGCCTTTGGCACCAAGGCCAGCGGCGGTGGCATTCCGTACCCGCTGCTCATGATCGACACTGGCCACAACTTTCCAGAAGTGACGGATTTCCGCGACTTCCGGGCCAAGGAACTGGGGGCTGAGCTGATCGTGCGCAGCGTGGAGGATTCGATGGCCCGCGGTACCGTGCGCCTGGCCCACCCTGGCGAGTCGCGCAACGTGCACCAGTCCGTCACGCTGCTCGAAGCCATCGAAGAGTTCCGCTTTGACGCGCTGATCGGCGGTGCCCGCCGCGATGAAGAAAAAGCCCGCGCAAAAGAGCGCATCTTCAGCCACCGCGACAGCTTTGGCCAATGGCAGCCCAAGGCCCAGCGCCCCGAGCTTTGGACGCTGTTCAACACCCGCCTTCAGCCCGGCGAGCACTTCCGCGTGTTCCCCATCAGCAACTGGACCGAGCTGGACGTGTGGCAATACATCGACCGCGAGCAGATCGGCCTGCCCAGCATTTACTACACCCACAAGCGCCAGGTGGTGGACCGCAAGGGCCTGCTGATGCCCGTGACCGAGCTGACGCCCCCCCGCGAGGGCGAAGTGGTGGAAACCCGCGATGTGCGCTTCCGCACCGTGGGCGACATCACCTGCACGGCCCCCGTGGAGAGCACCGCAGCCACCCCGGCCGAGATCGTCATCGAGACACTGGCCGCCGATGTAAGCGAGCGCGGTGCCACGCGCATGGACGACAAGACCAGCGATGCTTCGATGGAGAAGCGCAAAAAAGACGGCTATTTCTGA
- a CDS encoding NAD(P)/FAD-dependent oxidoreductase: MIQETDAVVIGAGPVGLFQVFQLGLQGLSAHIIDALPYAGGQCVELYGDKPIYDIPGVPVCTGHELAARLTQQIAPFKPQWHLGTQVASIQPQADGRFAVTTSQGVELIARAVFIAAGVGAFVPKALKVEGIEAFAGTQLYYQHLPPAARLQGQRVVVHGGDDAAVACAIQAATAADAPPASVVLLHRRDVFNAPPEQLAQLQALRDAGRVEVMVGQITGIAREGERLAALQTLTPEGTERAVSVDVLVVALGVSPRLGPIADWGLAMERKQLVVDTATFRTSVPGIYAVGDIITYPGKRKLILCGFHEATLAAFAAAEALSGKPVVLQYTTSSTHLHQLLGVNSAETVNG, encoded by the coding sequence ATGATTCAAGAAACCGATGCCGTCGTCATCGGTGCAGGCCCCGTGGGCCTGTTCCAGGTGTTTCAGCTGGGCCTGCAAGGCCTGTCCGCCCACATCATCGACGCCCTGCCCTACGCGGGCGGCCAGTGCGTTGAGCTGTACGGCGACAAACCCATCTACGACATCCCCGGCGTGCCCGTGTGCACCGGCCATGAGCTGGCCGCACGGCTCACCCAGCAAATCGCGCCGTTCAAGCCCCAATGGCACCTGGGCACCCAGGTGGCATCCATCCAGCCGCAGGCCGATGGGCGCTTTGCCGTCACAACCAGCCAAGGCGTAGAGCTGATCGCCCGTGCGGTCTTTATCGCCGCAGGCGTGGGGGCCTTTGTGCCCAAGGCGCTCAAGGTAGAAGGTATCGAGGCCTTTGCGGGCACACAGCTTTATTACCAGCACCTGCCCCCCGCTGCCCGCCTGCAAGGCCAGCGCGTGGTGGTGCATGGTGGGGACGACGCGGCGGTGGCCTGCGCCATCCAGGCCGCCACGGCTGCCGATGCCCCACCCGCCAGCGTGGTGCTGCTGCACCGCCGCGATGTATTCAACGCCCCGCCCGAGCAACTAGCCCAGCTACAAGCCCTGCGCGATGCCGGGCGCGTTGAAGTGATGGTGGGCCAAATCACGGGCATCGCCCGCGAAGGCGAGCGGCTGGCCGCCCTGCAAACCCTGACGCCCGAAGGCACCGAACGGGCCGTGTCTGTGGATGTGCTGGTCGTCGCCCTGGGCGTCTCCCCCCGCCTCGGCCCCATAGCCGACTGGGGCCTGGCCATGGAACGCAAGCAACTGGTGGTAGACACCGCCACCTTCCGCACCAGCGTTCCCGGTATCTACGCCGTGGGCGACATCATCACCTACCCCGGCAAGCGCAAGCTCATCCTGTGCGGCTTTCACGAAGCGACCCTGGCCGCGTTTGCCGCCGCCGAAGCCCTGAGCGGCAAGCCTGTGGTGCTGCAGTACACGACGAGTAGTACGCATCTGCATCAGTTGTTGGGGGTGAATTCAGCCGAGACCGTCAACGGCTGA
- a CDS encoding sulfate ABC transporter substrate-binding protein yields the protein MNFRRDFIKFPLAAAFAGALALTALPSFAQSVTLLNVSYDPTRELYVEFNQAFAKYWKAKTGQDVTIKQSHGGSGKQARSIIDGLEADVATLALAGDTDALHTNGGWIPKDWQKRLPHNSSPYTSTIVLVVRQGNPKGIKDWDDLVKPGISVITPNPKTSGGARWNYLAAWEFAKRKYGGDAKAKDFVAKLYGNVPVLDTGARGSTITFAQRNQGDVLIAWENEAYLLEKEFGTKFDVIAPSLSIVAEPAVSVVDKNVDKKGTRAVAEEYLKYLYTEEGQDIAGKHFYRPAVSDKAKAKYAKQFPKLNLFTIDDAFGGWTKAAKEHFADGASFDQIYTKK from the coding sequence ATGAACTTTCGCCGCGACTTTATCAAGTTTCCATTGGCCGCAGCCTTTGCAGGCGCATTGGCGCTGACGGCGCTGCCGTCCTTTGCGCAGTCTGTGACGCTGCTCAATGTGTCCTACGACCCGACGCGTGAGCTGTACGTCGAGTTCAACCAGGCGTTTGCCAAATACTGGAAGGCCAAGACCGGGCAGGACGTGACCATCAAGCAAAGCCATGGCGGCTCGGGCAAGCAGGCCCGCTCCATCATCGACGGGCTGGAGGCTGACGTGGCCACCCTGGCGCTGGCAGGTGACACCGACGCGCTGCACACCAACGGCGGCTGGATTCCCAAAGACTGGCAAAAGCGCCTGCCGCACAACAGTTCGCCCTACACCTCCACCATCGTGCTGGTGGTGCGCCAGGGCAACCCCAAGGGCATCAAGGACTGGGATGACCTCGTCAAGCCTGGCATCAGCGTGATCACGCCCAACCCCAAGACCTCGGGCGGTGCCCGCTGGAACTATCTGGCTGCCTGGGAATTTGCCAAGCGCAAGTACGGCGGTGATGCCAAGGCCAAGGACTTTGTGGCCAAGCTGTACGGCAACGTGCCTGTGCTGGACACCGGTGCGCGCGGCTCCACCATCACCTTTGCCCAGCGCAACCAGGGCGATGTGCTGATCGCCTGGGAAAACGAGGCCTACCTGCTGGAAAAGGAATTTGGCACCAAGTTTGACGTGATTGCGCCTTCTCTCTCCATCGTGGCTGAGCCCGCTGTGTCGGTCGTGGACAAGAACGTGGACAAGAAGGGCACCCGCGCCGTGGCCGAGGAATACCTCAAGTACCTCTACACCGAAGAGGGCCAGGACATTGCGGGCAAGCACTTCTACCGCCCCGCGGTGTCTGACAAGGCCAAGGCCAAGTACGCCAAGCAGTTCCCCAAGCTGAACCTGTTCACCATTGACGACGCCTTTGGCGGCTGGACCAAGGCGGCCAAGGAACACTTTGCCGACGGGGCCAGCTTCGACCAGATCTACACCAAGAAGTAA
- a CDS encoding GTP-binding protein, with protein sequence MSTTNSIAASAQPASAGGTNNHISALKFITCGSVDDGKSTLIGRLLVDSKAVLQDHLAGVQRGGETDLALLTDGLSAEREQGITIDVAYRYFATEARKFIIGDAPGHEQYTRNMVTAASSADAAVVLVDATKLDWKNPELALLPQTRRHSLLVHLLRVHSLVFAVNKLDAVEDPQLAWKHISAALQRFAQAAGIAVHATVPVSALKGWNVVDANAGWCGYQGPTLLQVLEKLPNTPADTGLALAFPVQWVEKFSSSSDTSQGRRVFWGRVAAGNVAPGTPVQIFPSGQLATVAQVLDHARRPKDVPAGTSAGIILDREVDVSRGDWIVAAPTPAAVAADDDFGDTPAATPAWPASRELRTTIAWMDDEPLVAGRVYWALHGHRWIKAKVKAVVHKLNINTLAEEPATQLDPNAIGHVELLLQEAIPAAPFKHARVLGSLILVDTASHKTAGAVLVN encoded by the coding sequence ATGAGCACTACTAATTCGATAGCTGCCAGCGCACAACCAGCAAGCGCTGGGGGCACTAATAACCACATCTCTGCCCTCAAGTTCATCACCTGCGGCAGCGTGGACGATGGCAAAAGCACGCTGATTGGCCGCCTGCTGGTGGACAGCAAAGCCGTGCTGCAAGACCACCTGGCAGGCGTGCAGCGCGGTGGCGAAACCGACCTGGCCCTGCTGACCGACGGCCTCAGCGCCGAGCGCGAGCAAGGCATCACCATTGACGTGGCCTACCGCTACTTCGCTACCGAGGCGCGCAAGTTCATCATTGGCGATGCCCCCGGCCATGAGCAGTACACCCGCAACATGGTCACCGCCGCCAGCAGCGCCGACGCCGCCGTGGTGCTGGTCGATGCCACCAAGCTCGACTGGAAAAACCCCGAGCTGGCCCTGCTGCCCCAAACCCGCCGCCACAGCCTGCTGGTGCACCTGCTGCGCGTGCATTCGCTGGTGTTCGCAGTGAACAAGCTCGACGCGGTGGAAGACCCGCAACTGGCCTGGAAGCACATCAGCGCCGCGCTGCAGCGCTTTGCTCAGGCCGCAGGCATTGCCGTGCATGCCACGGTGCCTGTGTCTGCTTTGAAGGGCTGGAACGTGGTGGATGCCAACGCAGGCTGGTGCGGCTACCAGGGCCCCACCCTGCTGCAGGTGCTGGAAAAGCTGCCCAACACTCCGGCAGACACGGGGCTGGCGCTGGCCTTCCCGGTGCAGTGGGTGGAAAAGTTCTCGTCCTCGTCAGACACCTCCCAGGGTCGCCGCGTGTTCTGGGGCCGTGTGGCTGCGGGCAATGTGGCACCCGGCACGCCCGTGCAAATTTTCCCTAGCGGCCAGCTTGCCACCGTGGCCCAGGTGCTGGACCATGCCCGCCGCCCCAAGGACGTGCCCGCAGGCACCAGCGCGGGCATCATCCTCGACCGCGAGGTGGACGTATCGCGTGGCGACTGGATCGTAGCCGCCCCCACGCCTGCTGCCGTGGCGGCTGACGACGACTTTGGCGACACCCCAGCGGCCACACCCGCCTGGCCCGCCAGCCGCGAACTGCGCACCACCATCGCCTGGATGGACGACGAGCCGCTGGTGGCTGGCCGCGTGTACTGGGCGCTGCACGGCCACCGCTGGATCAAGGCCAAGGTCAAGGCTGTAGTGCACAAGCTCAACATCAACACCCTGGCCGAAGAACCCGCCACGCAGCTCGACCCCAACGCCATCGGCCATGTGGAGCTGCTGCTGCAGGAGGCCATTCCGGCCGCGCCGTTCAAGCATGCCCGCGTGCTGGGCTCGCTGATCCTGGTGGATACGGCCAGCCACAAAACCGCGGGTGCGGTGCTGGTGAACTGA
- a CDS encoding oxidative damage protection protein, with protein sequence MARTVQCIKLGQEAEGLDFPPYPGELGKRIWENVSKQAWADWLKHQTMLVNENRLNLADARARQYLARQMENHFFGGGADAAAGYVPPSA encoded by the coding sequence ATGGCACGCACCGTCCAATGCATCAAACTCGGCCAGGAAGCAGAAGGTCTGGACTTTCCGCCCTACCCTGGCGAACTGGGCAAACGCATCTGGGAAAACGTGAGCAAGCAGGCCTGGGCCGACTGGCTCAAGCACCAGACCATGCTGGTCAACGAAAACCGCCTGAACCTGGCCGACGCCCGCGCCCGCCAGTATCTGGCGAGACAGATGGAAAACCACTTCTTCGGTGGCGGCGCAGACGCCGCAGCGGGCTACGTCCCGCCCAGCGCTTGA